In Gallus gallus isolate bGalGal1 chromosome 6, bGalGal1.mat.broiler.GRCg7b, whole genome shotgun sequence, a single genomic region encodes these proteins:
- the SFR1 gene encoding swi5-dependent recombination DNA repair protein 1 homolog isoform X1 codes for MEEAACGKLTSLCHTPKDSGTAAPQRTSSGKQPMSATLRERLRKTRRSFTANFAVAKRLKVDTEEKDCTDVDNGCLPKIGMDCSTLQDGSECLEQNCTVNTYFKSPLQENNLCESAENVVRVDLGQQHSLGEKVRLMKQVKEKEELLRRLKLVKMYRSKNNLSELQALIVKWRSSTQLMLYELQAAFSADGKKVSLSQLIDTFGLEDHLLHYSRAEEDFVDT; via the exons ATGGAGGAAGCAGCATGTGGTAAATTGACGTCTTTGTGCCATACACCAAAGGATTCTGGGACAGCAGCTCCACAGAGGACTAGTTCAGGAAAACAG CCAATGAGTGCAACTCTAAGGGAACGATTAAGGAAAACAAGACGTTCATTTACTGCTAATTTTGCAGTGGCAAAGCGGCTCAAGgtagacactgaagaaaaagactgCACAGATGTTGACAATGGGTGTCTGCCAAAGATAGGCATGGATTGTTCCACATTACAGGATGGTTCTGAATGCCTGGAACAAAACTGCACTgtaaatacatatttcaaaagTCCATTACAGGAGAACAATCTCTGTGAATCAGCAGAGAACGTGGTAAGGGTTGATCTTGGTCAGCAGCACTCCCTAGGAGAAAAAGTGAGGCTGATGAAACaagtgaaagagaaggaagaactaCTTCGAAGGCTCAAACTGGTCAAGATGTACCGATCTAAG AACAACCTGTCTGAACTGCAAGCTTTGATAGTGAAATGGAGAAGCAGTACCCAGCTGATGCTGTatgagctgcaggcagcctttTCTGCAGATGGCAAGAAAGTGAGTCTCAGTCAGCTGATAGATACTTTTGGATTGGAAGACCACTTATTACAttacagcagagcagaagaagaTTTTGTAGACACATAA